The Tolypothrix sp. PCC 7712 region TACAGTAGACAGAGCTAAAAAATATCACTAATATTGATAATTGCTCTCTTTTCAGGATGCTACAATAAAAATTGCATCTCATATAGTTAATCTTACATTTAAATAGCATTCCTATTTAATTTGTGATTTGTAAGTTCTTCTTTACTTTCCCTACCTGAACGAGTAACTTCACACCTTCTAAACGGATAGCTATCAATATTTATATTAATTTGAGTAACTACACATATGACAATTTATTTTTATGCACTTCGCGAACAATATGGTTGTTTTTCTAACTTTTCACCACATGGTTTTGAGTTAGATGGTTTGTATTGGTCTACTAGCGAACATTATTTTCAAGCCCAAAAATTTGTTGGTACTGCACATTTAGAAGAAATTCGGTTAGTCAAAAAACCTAAAGATGCTGCCAGAATGGGACGTGAAAGAAGTCGTCCTCTGCGCCAAGATTGGGAACAAGTTAAAGACGATATTATGCGAAAAGCAGTATTACGTAAATTTCAAACCCATGCAGATATCAAAGAAATTCTTCTTGCTACGGGTGAAGAACAATTAGTAGAAAACTCTCCCATTGATTTCTATTGGGGTTGCGGCTCTGATGGTAGCGGTAAAAATATGTTGGGATTAATTTTAATGGAAGTGCGAGAAATACTTCGTTCTCAGCATAACGACTAAATATATAGTAGGACTTACGCAACGCCGATAATTTCATTGCGACCGAAACCAAGTTTAGGGAAGCAATCCCAGCGTTAGGGGAGATTAGTTTGCTATCGCTTGTAATGACTGAGTTACGTTATTTTTGTGTAAGTCCTGTATGGGACTCATATTTTATTTTTGCGAAGCTAGGAATACTTTAATTCCTTCTTAACTGTTACCTAACTCAGCAAATAACTGATGCAAATTAAATCGGATTACTATATGTTATCTAAAAGCAGCAAGTGAACAATCTCTATATAGGAGTTAACCAATTATGTCTCTATTACCAACCAACAAGAGCTATTGCAAATGGTTTTGGGACGAATCTCTGGGAGGAGACTATGATAATTGGGGTACTAGCACTTACTTCTTGGAAGTTGGTCATGATTTGTATGCAATTAGACAAATAGAAATTTACGAAAATGGCAATGTCTTGTTTTACGATCCCAGCCACATTGCAGATAATTATGGCAGATTGTGCGACAAACAACTTAATCAAGAGGATGTCAAAGATTTTGCTATTAATAAAGCAGAATTTGAACAAATATGGCAGACAAAAACGCCTATGAATCGTTGACTGAAGTTATGTAATGTTTATCAATGACTGGCTGATGTGAATATATCTTCAATATTCTGGGAATACTAAAGACTATCAGCAAACTTACCAGGACTTGGTCGATGTCTACAGGCGGATGGAATAATGATTTCACAAATGCAGATTCCGCAAAACTTCCAACACCATATCGGAAATTGGGGAAGCAAAAAACCATTGTCCATAAATTTGACCAAGCTACCCTAGAAGAAATTCCTGTTTCACCAGAAACAAACGCCCAGCTATTAGAAGCATCCAAGCTATTGCGTCAAGGAATACAACAGCAGCAAGCTGGTGATTTAGCGACTGCAATCAACTCTTTAGAGCAATCGCTGGTATTGTTTCAAGCGATTGGAGATAGGCTTAAGCAAGAAAAAGTGCTTTCTTTGCTAGCATTAATAGCTTATACACTCGGTAATTACCAGAAAACTATCTCCTACTGCCAACAGTGTCTCTCCTTGATGGAAGATACTTCAGATTTGTCAGTGAGAATGCAAGTACTGTCTCATTTAGGTAATGCTTTCCGACACCTCAACGAATATGACAAAGCTATCGAGTTTTTAGAGCAATCCTTAAAAATTACCCAGCACAAACAAGACAGGCGAAGTGAAGTAGCAGCTTTGAATAATTTGGGATTAGTGTATAAAGCTGTGAGTAAATTTACACAGGCAATTAATTATCAAGAACAAAGTCTAGCAATTTTACAAGAACTTAATGACCATTGGGGAGAAGAACAAGTACTGAAGAACTTGGGTAATGCTTGGTATGCATTGGATGATTACCCAAAAGCGATCGCATATTATGAAAAGTGTGTACTCATATCACGCAGGCTGAAAAACTTTCGTAGCGCCATTCACGTGCTGAAGAATCTCGCTAACGCCTGCTATGCCTTAGGCAACTACACTCAAGCTATTATTTACTATCAAGAGCGTTTGCAATTAGCTAGAGAACTCCAAGACAAGCGAACTGAAGAACAGTCTTTAGGGAGTTTAGGCGTTACTTGTGAAGCCTTGGGTGATTACACAAAAGCTGTTGAATACCACGAACAGCGTTTACTTTTAGCCATTAGTCTCAACGACATTCGCAGTCAAGAACAAGCTTTTGCCAGCCTGAAAGTTGCCTGCTATGCTTTAGGCGATTATGCCAAAGTTATGCAGTACGAAACAATGGGGTAATGGGGACTGGGGATTGGGGATTGGGGATTGGGGATTAGGGACTGGGGATTGGGGACTGGGGACTGGGGATTGGGGATTGGGGACTGGGGACTGGGGATTGGGGATTGGGGACTGGGGACTGGGGACTGGGGATTGGGTAATTGGTGTTTGTTATTTCCCCTCATCTCCCTCATCCCCCTCATCTCCCTCATCCCCCTCATCCCCCTCATCTCTCAACGCTCCCTGCCTGACGATGGTTTTGGTTTGCTCATGATACCGATACAACTGATACAATAAAG contains the following coding sequences:
- a CDS encoding NADAR family protein, which produces MTIYFYALREQYGCFSNFSPHGFELDGLYWSTSEHYFQAQKFVGTAHLEEIRLVKKPKDAARMGRERSRPLRQDWEQVKDDIMRKAVLRKFQTHADIKEILLATGEEQLVENSPIDFYWGCGSDGSGKNMLGLILMEVREILRSQHND
- a CDS encoding tetratricopeptide repeat protein; this encodes MSTGGWNNDFTNADSAKLPTPYRKLGKQKTIVHKFDQATLEEIPVSPETNAQLLEASKLLRQGIQQQQAGDLATAINSLEQSLVLFQAIGDRLKQEKVLSLLALIAYTLGNYQKTISYCQQCLSLMEDTSDLSVRMQVLSHLGNAFRHLNEYDKAIEFLEQSLKITQHKQDRRSEVAALNNLGLVYKAVSKFTQAINYQEQSLAILQELNDHWGEEQVLKNLGNAWYALDDYPKAIAYYEKCVLISRRLKNFRSAIHVLKNLANACYALGNYTQAIIYYQERLQLARELQDKRTEEQSLGSLGVTCEALGDYTKAVEYHEQRLLLAISLNDIRSQEQAFASLKVACYALGDYAKVMQYETMG